Proteins encoded in a region of the Mycolicibacterium duvalii genome:
- a CDS encoding metal-dependent hydrolase — protein MLRPHRCDREIDPGPVQIQARRVHFDVADIPLHWIPGHPVASHVVSMLNVVLPAGERWFVQTFNEALPFIEDPKLADDVRGFIGQEATHADVHERILHEYMEVHGVDAAPLLAQIEHIFSGALAPSDTPDPRRRMNHLRERLWLIAAIEHYTAVMGDFALNCAWDDHHADPTLVDLFRWHGSEEVEHRSVAHDVATYFDDSYLSRIRAMSVAATMLFVFFQRGAWYLVRTDPNVDANWWTFNRMRMRDSKLGLLPRYRQLFGTSTLAYFRPRYSPADVGSTAQAVAYLAASPAARAAHL, from the coding sequence ATGTTGCGACCGCACCGTTGCGACCGTGAGATCGACCCCGGCCCGGTGCAGATCCAGGCCCGGCGGGTGCACTTCGACGTCGCCGATATCCCACTGCACTGGATTCCCGGACATCCTGTGGCTTCCCACGTGGTGAGCATGCTCAACGTCGTATTGCCGGCCGGCGAGCGCTGGTTCGTGCAGACGTTCAACGAGGCCCTGCCGTTCATCGAGGATCCGAAGCTGGCCGACGACGTACGTGGGTTCATCGGCCAGGAGGCCACCCACGCCGACGTGCACGAGCGGATCCTGCACGAGTACATGGAGGTCCACGGGGTGGATGCCGCCCCGTTGCTGGCCCAGATCGAGCACATCTTCAGCGGCGCCCTCGCCCCGTCGGACACCCCGGATCCGCGTCGCCGGATGAACCATCTGCGCGAGCGGCTGTGGCTGATCGCCGCGATCGAGCACTACACCGCGGTCATGGGCGACTTCGCGCTCAATTGCGCCTGGGACGACCACCACGCCGACCCGACGCTGGTCGACCTGTTCCGCTGGCACGGCAGCGAGGAGGTCGAGCACCGCAGCGTCGCCCACGACGTGGCCACCTACTTCGACGACAGCTACCTCAGCCGCATCCGCGCGATGAGCGTCGCGGCGACGATGCTGTTCGTGTTCTTCCAGCGCGGCGCGTGGTACCTGGTCAGGACCGACCCGAACGTCGACGCGAACTGGTGGACGTTCAACCGGATGCGGATGCGCGACTCGAAGCTCGGCCTGCTGCCCCGTTACCGGCAGCTGTTCGGGACCAGCACGCTGGCCTACTTCCGGCCGCGGTATTCCCCGGCCGACGTGGGCTCCACCGCTCAGGCCGTGGCCTATCTGGCGGCCTCCCCCGCGGCCCGCGCCGCGCACCTGTGA
- a CDS encoding PDR/VanB family oxidoreductase, with protein sequence MVRVAGVAIGGMLSAASALRRPRPPGGAPHGLIALTVTRRRIVARDQDVVELTLTATDGSALPEWYPGAHIDLHLPSGRIRQYSLCGDPRSRDGYRIAVRRIPDGGGGSVEVHDLPLGTQVHTHGPRNAFPLTVPGFGSPTRRLRFIAGGIGITPILPMLQRAQQLGIDWSMIYAGRSADSLPFLDEVGAFGDAVVVRTDDRNGTPGAAELLGDCAAGTAVYACGPAPMLTALRAALAGRDDVELHFERFAAAPVVDGHPFDVTVASSGQTVAVGADETLLAALRRNAVAAPYSCQQGFCGTCRTQVLAGEVDHRDTLLSEPERAARQMLTCVSRAARGSALTLDL encoded by the coding sequence ATGGTCCGGGTGGCCGGGGTCGCGATCGGCGGAATGCTCTCGGCCGCTTCGGCTTTGCGACGGCCCCGTCCGCCCGGCGGCGCACCGCACGGGCTGATCGCGCTGACGGTCACGCGACGGCGCATCGTGGCCCGCGACCAGGATGTGGTCGAACTGACGCTCACGGCCACCGATGGGAGCGCTCTGCCGGAGTGGTATCCCGGCGCCCACATCGACCTGCACCTGCCCAGCGGCCGGATCCGTCAGTATTCGCTGTGCGGGGACCCTCGATCCCGCGACGGCTACCGAATCGCGGTGCGGCGCATCCCCGATGGCGGTGGCGGTTCGGTTGAAGTGCACGATCTGCCGCTCGGGACGCAGGTCCACACGCACGGCCCGCGCAACGCGTTCCCGCTGACGGTCCCGGGCTTCGGCTCGCCGACGCGGCGGTTGCGGTTCATCGCCGGTGGCATCGGCATCACTCCGATCCTGCCGATGCTGCAGCGCGCGCAGCAGTTGGGCATCGACTGGTCGATGATCTATGCCGGGCGTTCGGCGGACAGCCTGCCGTTTCTCGACGAGGTCGGCGCGTTCGGTGACGCGGTTGTCGTGCGCACCGACGACCGGAACGGGACGCCCGGCGCGGCGGAACTGCTCGGCGACTGCGCCGCCGGCACCGCGGTCTACGCGTGCGGACCGGCGCCGATGTTGACCGCCCTGCGAGCCGCATTGGCCGGTCGCGACGACGTCGAGTTGCACTTCGAGCGGTTCGCCGCGGCTCCGGTCGTCGACGGGCACCCGTTCGACGTCACCGTGGCCTCCAGCGGCCAGACGGTCGCCGTCGGCGCCGACGAGACGCTGCTGGCAGCACTGCGCAGAAATGCAGTGGCAGCACCTTATTCGTGCCAGCAGGGGTTCTGCGGGACGTGCCGAACCCAGGTACTGGCCGGGGAGGTCGACCACCGGGACACCCTGCTGTCGGAGCCGGAACGCGCGGCGCGGCAGATGCTGACGTGCGTATCGCGGGCAGCCCGCGGTTCGGCGCTGACCCTGGACTTGTAG
- a CDS encoding NUDIX domain-containing protein: MARLSAGLLLYRDTGGRLEVLIGHPGGPFWARKDDGAWSIPKGEYDIGEDPWTVAQREFEEELGKPAPAGPRIDLGELRQPSGKVTTAFAVHGDLDLDGTVSNTFTLEWPRGSGRLTEFPEIDRAQWYDLAAARVKLLKGQRPLLDRLLAALDVDE, from the coding sequence GTGGCCAGGCTCAGCGCCGGTCTGTTGTTGTACCGCGACACCGGGGGCCGTCTCGAGGTGCTGATCGGCCATCCCGGCGGCCCGTTCTGGGCCCGCAAAGACGATGGCGCATGGTCGATTCCCAAGGGGGAGTACGACATCGGGGAGGATCCGTGGACCGTCGCGCAGCGGGAGTTCGAAGAGGAGCTCGGCAAGCCGGCACCGGCGGGCCCGCGAATCGATCTGGGGGAACTCCGCCAACCCAGCGGCAAGGTGACCACCGCTTTCGCCGTGCACGGTGACCTCGATCTCGACGGCACCGTCAGCAACACGTTCACCCTGGAATGGCCCCGCGGCTCGGGACGACTCACCGAGTTCCCGGAGATCGACCGGGCGCAGTGGTACGACCTGGCCGCCGCGAGGGTCAAGCTGCTCAAGGGGCAGCGGCCACTGCTGGACCGGTTGCTCGCCGCGCTCGACGTCGACGAATAG
- a CDS encoding nuclear transport factor 2 family protein, giving the protein MVGNDMAFTRADVLTAAQRSLLAANAHDRDGWIGLFTDDGRVEDPVGSTPHRGRTAIARFYDTFIGPRTVDFRAHHDIVSGTTVVRDVTLEIAMSSALTMQVPTFIRYDLREENGALRIAALSAYWELPSMVGQFVRGGVAALPAGAALGRTMLTNQGLIGSLGFAGGFFTLGSAGKKLFASFLGAACSGDEVGLRRVTAATSLTRGDDGPATTSELAAEMSGARWDKLIASGRSVAARVERDGTAGVLFGQVRGRVGQERAALSRLCWFTDQT; this is encoded by the coding sequence GTGGTAGGCAACGATATGGCGTTCACCCGGGCTGACGTGCTGACCGCGGCACAGCGGTCGCTCCTGGCCGCCAATGCGCATGACCGGGACGGCTGGATCGGGCTGTTCACCGACGACGGGCGGGTCGAAGACCCGGTCGGGTCCACGCCGCACCGCGGCCGCACCGCGATCGCCCGGTTCTATGACACGTTCATCGGCCCGCGGACCGTGGACTTCCGCGCCCACCACGACATCGTCAGCGGCACCACGGTGGTGCGCGACGTGACACTCGAGATCGCGATGTCGTCCGCGCTGACGATGCAAGTGCCCACGTTCATCCGCTACGACCTGCGGGAGGAGAACGGCGCGCTGCGGATCGCGGCGCTGTCGGCGTACTGGGAACTGCCCTCGATGGTCGGCCAGTTCGTCCGCGGCGGGGTGGCCGCGCTACCGGCGGGGGCGGCGCTGGGGCGGACCATGCTGACCAATCAGGGGCTCATCGGCAGCCTCGGGTTCGCCGGGGGGTTCTTCACCTTGGGCTCGGCCGGCAAGAAGTTGTTCGCGAGCTTTCTCGGTGCGGCGTGCAGCGGCGATGAGGTCGGCTTGCGCCGCGTCACCGCGGCGACCTCGCTGACCCGAGGTGACGACGGTCCGGCCACCACGTCGGAGCTGGCGGCCGAGATGTCCGGGGCGCGCTGGGACAAGCTGATCGCCTCCGGTCGTTCGGTGGCTGCGCGGGTCGAGCGCGACGGAACCGCCGGAGTGCTGTTCGGCCAGGTGCGCGGTCGGGTGGGACAGGAACGCGCGGCCCTGTCCCGGCTGTGCTGGTTCACCGATCAGACCTGA
- a CDS encoding cytochrome P450: MTVYYDPYEVGITTDPYPTYAALRDEAPLYYNKRYDFWALSRHSDVEKALSDWETFSNSRSDILELVKSEFDMPKGVMMFEDPPAHTMLRGLMARVFTPRRMAEIEDQIRQYCIACLDPLVGSGGFDIIAELAAMMPMRVIGMLLGIPESEQVSVRDANDANLRTKPGAPMKVADADRIADGRIYADYVEWRSANPSDDLMTALLNVEFTDEQGVHRKLTRKEVLHYTQVVAGAGNETTGRLIGWLAKVLAEHPEQRREIAEDRSLLLRAVDETLRFEPTGPHVARWMARDFQAYGMTVPAGSAMLLLFGAANRDERRYRDPDTFDLHRDNISHLTFGKGLHYCFGANLARMEGRVALDELLNRWPEWDIDYATARLAPTSTVRGWEHLRMLVN; this comes from the coding sequence ATGACGGTGTACTACGACCCCTATGAGGTCGGAATTACGACCGACCCGTACCCGACATATGCCGCCCTGCGGGACGAGGCGCCCCTGTACTACAACAAACGCTACGACTTCTGGGCGCTGTCGCGGCACTCCGACGTCGAGAAGGCTCTGTCGGATTGGGAGACGTTCTCCAACAGCCGCAGCGACATCCTCGAACTGGTCAAGTCCGAGTTCGACATGCCCAAGGGCGTGATGATGTTCGAGGATCCGCCGGCGCACACCATGTTGCGGGGGTTGATGGCGCGGGTGTTCACGCCGCGCCGGATGGCCGAGATCGAGGACCAGATCCGGCAGTACTGCATCGCCTGCCTGGACCCGCTCGTCGGATCCGGAGGATTCGACATCATCGCCGAGTTGGCCGCGATGATGCCGATGCGGGTGATCGGGATGCTGCTGGGCATTCCCGAGTCCGAACAGGTGTCGGTACGCGACGCCAATGATGCCAACCTGCGCACCAAGCCCGGCGCGCCGATGAAGGTCGCCGACGCCGACCGTATCGCCGACGGCCGCATCTACGCCGACTACGTGGAATGGCGGTCGGCCAACCCGTCCGATGACCTGATGACGGCCCTGCTCAACGTCGAGTTCACCGACGAGCAGGGCGTGCACCGCAAGCTCACCCGCAAGGAAGTGCTGCACTACACCCAGGTGGTGGCCGGGGCCGGAAACGAGACCACGGGCAGGCTGATCGGCTGGCTGGCCAAAGTGCTCGCCGAGCATCCGGAGCAGCGGCGCGAGATCGCCGAGGACCGGTCCCTACTGCTGCGCGCGGTCGACGAGACGCTGCGCTTCGAACCGACCGGTCCGCACGTCGCCCGCTGGATGGCCCGGGACTTCCAGGCCTACGGCATGACGGTGCCGGCCGGCAGCGCCATGCTGCTGCTGTTCGGCGCGGCCAACCGCGACGAGCGCCGCTACCGCGACCCGGACACCTTCGACCTCCACCGCGACAACATCAGCCACCTCACCTTCGGTAAGGGTCTGCATTACTGCTTCGGCGCGAACCTGGCCCGAATGGAGGGGCGCGTCGCACTCGACGAGCTCCTCAACCGGTGGCCCGAGTGGGACATCGATTACGCGACCGCGCGGCTGGCGCCCACCTCCACCGTCCGCGGCTGGGAGCACCTGCGGATGCTGGTGAACTGA
- a CDS encoding MmpS family transport accessory protein, protein MIAVLKKTWLPLLIVVVVVIAGLTVSRIRTFFGSEGIIETPRNFADLPEPFDPKVVRYEISGTGSYADVNYLDLEAKPQRVDAVALPWSLTLSTTEPSAAPNIVAQGDGSTITCRIYVDDELKDERTSTGVNAQTFCLVKNA, encoded by the coding sequence ATGATCGCCGTCCTGAAAAAGACGTGGCTCCCGCTGCTGATCGTGGTCGTCGTGGTGATCGCCGGACTCACAGTATCGCGCATCCGCACCTTCTTCGGTTCCGAGGGCATCATCGAGACACCCCGCAACTTCGCCGACCTTCCGGAGCCTTTCGACCCCAAGGTGGTGCGCTATGAGATCAGCGGCACCGGATCGTACGCCGACGTGAACTATCTCGACCTGGAGGCCAAGCCGCAACGTGTCGATGCGGTGGCGCTGCCGTGGTCGCTGACCCTGAGCACCACCGAGCCCTCGGCCGCGCCGAACATCGTCGCGCAGGGCGACGGCAGCACCATCACCTGCCGGATCTACGTCGATGACGAACTGAAGGACGAGCGCACCTCCACCGGCGTCAATGCCCAGACCTTCTGTCTGGTGAAGAACGCATGA
- a CDS encoding RND family transporter, with amino-acid sequence MSTSVNDAPTDAFPPARPPHRPLIPRLIRTFAVPIVLIWIGVIAFLNVSVPQLETVGQMQAVSMSPDDAPSMISMKKVGELFEEGDSDSSVMVVFEGEEPLGDEAHAWYDELVDRLEADTAHVQSVQDFWSDPLTAAGSQSNNGKAAYVQVKLVGNQGEAIANESVEAVQDLVGSLEPPPGVKAYVTGPAALAADQHIAGDRSMRLIEAATFTVIIVMLLLVYRSILTVIITLFMVVLSLLTARGVVAFLGYHEIIGLSTFATNLLVTLAIAAATDYAIFLNGRYQEARTLGEDKESAFYTMFHGTAHVVLGSGLTIAGATFCLSFTRLPYFQTMGVPLAIGMFVVVMAGVVLMVAIISIVTRFGKLLEPKRAMRIRGWRKIGAAVVRWPGPILVATIALSLVGLLTLPGYETNYNDRNYLPADLPANQGYAVADRNFSQARMNPELLMVESDHDLRNSADFLVIDKIAKALFDVEGIARVQAITRPDGKPIKHTSIPFQMSMQGTTQRLNEKYMQDRMADMLVQADEMANTIKTMEKMSNLTEEMASITHDMVTKMEGMVGNIEDLRDSIANFDDFFRPIRNYFYWEPHCFNIPVCWAMRSVFDTLDGINLMTDDIKALLPDMQRLDALMPQMVALMPEMIQTMKTMRTMMLTMYQSQKGMQDQMAAMSENADAMGEAFDDSMNDDSFYLPPEIFENKDFQRGLEQFLSPDGHAVRFIISHEGDPLTPEGIERIDDIKTAAKEAIKGTPLEGSKIYLGGTAAVYKDMQDGNNYDLLIAGIAAMALIFIIMLLLTRAIVAAAVIVGTVVLSLGASFGLSVLFWQHILGQPLHWMVLAMAVIILLAVGADYNLLLVSRLKEEIHAGIGTGIIRAMGGSGSVVTAAGLVFAFTMMSMSVSELTVIGQVGTTIGLGLLFDTLVIRAFMTPSIAALLGPWFWWPQRVRTRPVPSPWPRPGGLQSDPSEGVKA; translated from the coding sequence ATGAGCACCTCCGTCAACGACGCCCCGACCGACGCCTTCCCGCCTGCCCGGCCCCCGCACCGCCCACTGATCCCGCGGTTGATCCGCACGTTCGCGGTGCCGATCGTGCTCATCTGGATCGGCGTGATCGCGTTCCTCAACGTCAGCGTGCCGCAGCTGGAAACCGTCGGGCAGATGCAGGCGGTGTCGATGAGCCCCGACGACGCGCCGTCGATGATCTCGATGAAGAAGGTCGGCGAGCTGTTCGAGGAGGGCGACTCCGACAGCTCGGTGATGGTCGTCTTCGAGGGCGAGGAACCGCTCGGCGACGAGGCACACGCCTGGTACGACGAATTGGTCGATCGGCTCGAGGCCGACACCGCGCATGTGCAGTCGGTGCAGGACTTCTGGAGCGATCCGCTCACCGCCGCCGGGTCGCAGAGCAACAACGGCAAGGCCGCCTACGTCCAGGTCAAACTGGTTGGTAACCAAGGTGAGGCGATCGCCAACGAATCCGTCGAGGCCGTTCAGGATCTCGTCGGCAGCCTGGAGCCACCGCCGGGCGTCAAGGCCTACGTCACCGGCCCCGCGGCGCTGGCCGCCGACCAGCACATCGCCGGCGACCGCAGTATGCGGCTGATCGAGGCCGCGACCTTCACCGTCATCATCGTCATGTTGCTGTTGGTCTACCGGTCGATCCTGACGGTGATCATCACGCTGTTCATGGTGGTGTTGTCGCTGTTGACCGCACGCGGGGTGGTGGCGTTCCTCGGCTACCACGAGATCATCGGACTCTCCACGTTCGCGACGAACCTGTTGGTGACGCTCGCGATCGCGGCCGCCACCGACTACGCGATCTTCCTCAACGGCCGCTACCAGGAAGCGCGCACACTGGGCGAGGACAAGGAGTCCGCGTTCTACACGATGTTTCACGGCACCGCCCACGTCGTGCTGGGCTCGGGCCTGACCATCGCCGGCGCGACCTTCTGCCTCAGCTTCACCCGCCTGCCGTACTTCCAGACGATGGGTGTGCCGCTTGCCATCGGCATGTTCGTCGTCGTGATGGCGGGCGTGGTGCTGATGGTCGCGATCATCAGCATCGTCACCCGCTTCGGCAAGCTGCTGGAACCCAAGCGCGCGATGCGGATTCGGGGCTGGCGCAAGATCGGTGCGGCCGTGGTGCGTTGGCCCGGCCCGATCCTGGTCGCCACCATCGCCCTGTCCCTGGTGGGCCTGCTGACCCTGCCCGGCTACGAGACCAACTACAACGACCGCAACTACCTGCCGGCGGATCTGCCCGCCAACCAGGGATACGCGGTGGCCGACCGGAACTTCTCGCAGGCCCGGATGAACCCCGAGCTGCTGATGGTGGAGAGCGACCACGACCTGCGCAACTCCGCGGACTTCCTGGTGATCGACAAGATCGCCAAGGCGCTGTTCGATGTCGAGGGCATCGCCCGCGTCCAGGCGATCACCCGCCCCGACGGCAAGCCGATCAAACACACGTCGATTCCGTTCCAGATGAGCATGCAGGGCACCACCCAGCGGCTCAACGAGAAGTACATGCAGGACCGGATGGCCGACATGCTGGTGCAGGCCGACGAGATGGCCAACACCATCAAGACGATGGAGAAGATGTCGAACCTGACCGAGGAGATGGCCTCGATCACCCACGACATGGTGACCAAGATGGAAGGCATGGTCGGCAACATCGAGGACCTGCGCGACAGCATCGCCAACTTCGACGACTTCTTCCGGCCCATCCGCAACTACTTCTACTGGGAACCACACTGTTTCAACATCCCGGTCTGCTGGGCGATGCGGTCGGTGTTCGACACGCTCGACGGCATCAACCTGATGACCGACGACATCAAGGCACTGTTGCCTGACATGCAGCGGCTCGACGCGCTGATGCCGCAGATGGTCGCGCTGATGCCCGAGATGATCCAGACCATGAAGACCATGCGCACGATGATGCTGACGATGTATCAGTCGCAGAAGGGCATGCAGGATCAGATGGCGGCGATGTCGGAGAACGCCGACGCCATGGGTGAGGCCTTCGACGACTCGATGAACGACGACTCGTTCTACCTGCCGCCGGAGATCTTCGAGAACAAGGACTTCCAGCGCGGTCTCGAGCAGTTCCTGTCCCCCGACGGTCATGCGGTGCGCTTCATCATCAGCCACGAGGGGGATCCGCTGACCCCGGAGGGCATCGAGCGCATCGATGACATCAAGACCGCCGCCAAGGAAGCGATCAAAGGCACGCCGCTGGAAGGATCCAAGATCTACCTCGGCGGAACCGCAGCCGTGTACAAGGACATGCAGGACGGCAACAACTACGACCTCCTGATCGCCGGGATCGCGGCCATGGCACTGATCTTCATCATCATGCTGTTGCTCACCCGGGCCATCGTCGCCGCCGCGGTGATCGTCGGCACGGTCGTGCTGTCCCTGGGCGCGTCGTTCGGTCTGTCGGTGCTGTTCTGGCAGCACATCCTCGGACAGCCGCTGCACTGGATGGTGCTGGCGATGGCGGTGATCATCCTGCTGGCCGTCGGCGCCGACTACAACCTCCTTCTGGTATCCCGGCTCAAAGAGGAGATCCATGCCGGCATCGGCACCGGCATCATCCGGGCCATGGGCGGCAGTGGGTCGGTGGTAACCGCCGCCGGACTGGTCTTCGCGTTTACCATGATGTCGATGTCGGTCAGCGAGCTGACCGTGATCGGGCAGGTCGGTACCACGATCGGGCTGGGGCTGTTGTTCGACACCCTGGTGATCCGGGCGTTCATGACGCCGTCGATCGCCGCGCTGCTGGGCCCGTGGTTCTGGTGGCCGCAACGGGTCCGTACCCGGCCGGTGCCGTCGCCCTGGCCGAGACCCGGTGGGCTGCAATCGGATCCGTCAGAAGGAGTGAAAGCATGA
- a CDS encoding DUF732 domain-containing protein yields the protein MRRALIGAATVAMGLTFAAPAAGLIFAAPAAADPDTAFTNELNTYGIYGQKDYNAWIGKITCKRIATGVDADAFEAAEFVHNQLQRGSTTEQAWKFLAAGLRTYCPDKLPILDQAR from the coding sequence ATGAGGCGTGCACTGATCGGTGCGGCGACGGTGGCGATGGGGTTGACCTTCGCCGCACCGGCGGCAGGGTTGATCTTCGCCGCACCGGCGGCGGCCGACCCGGACACCGCGTTCACCAACGAGCTCAACACCTACGGGATCTACGGGCAGAAGGACTACAACGCCTGGATCGGCAAGATCACCTGCAAGCGGATCGCCACCGGTGTGGACGCCGACGCGTTCGAGGCGGCCGAGTTCGTGCACAACCAGCTGCAGCGGGGCTCCACCACCGAGCAGGCGTGGAAGTTCTTGGCGGCCGGGCTGCGCACCTACTGTCCCGACAAGCTGCCGATCCTCGACCAGGCCCGGTAG
- a CDS encoding DUF5078 domain-containing protein: MTGLMGRVARAGLGILGATAVSLTLAGPATADSTDDYPIPRRIIHTQCDVEQYMAAARDTSPIYFERYMIDRSNRPADVQQAAFDRIHWFFSLDPVGRRQYSENTATNVFYEQVATRWGNWAKLFFNNKGVVAHATDVCMNYPRGDMSVWDWPVAR, translated from the coding sequence ATGACCGGACTGATGGGTCGCGTCGCGCGCGCGGGTCTGGGGATTCTCGGTGCCACGGCGGTGAGCCTGACGCTGGCCGGCCCGGCTACGGCGGATTCCACCGACGACTATCCGATTCCGCGCCGGATCATCCACACGCAGTGCGACGTCGAGCAGTACATGGCCGCCGCCCGCGACACCAGCCCGATCTACTTCGAGCGGTACATGATCGACCGCAGCAACCGGCCCGCAGACGTCCAGCAGGCCGCGTTCGACCGGATTCATTGGTTCTTCTCGCTGGATCCCGTGGGTCGCCGCCAGTACTCGGAGAACACGGCCACCAACGTCTTCTATGAACAGGTGGCCACGCGGTGGGGCAACTGGGCGAAGTTGTTCTTCAACAACAAGGGTGTGGTGGCCCACGCCACCGACGTCTGCATGAACTACCCACGCGGCGACATGTCGGTGTGGGACTGGCCGGTCGCCAGATAG
- a CDS encoding spinster family MFS transporter — translation MTAPSPVLTDETHTPRRAWAAVSVLAVVGTLNYADRFLPAVLAEPIRQDLALSDTAIGVINGFGFLAVYALIGIPIARISDRGAYGLVVSGCLSLWGVMTMLGGAVQSGVQLALTRVGVAIGEAGSTPAAHAYVARNFPPERRAAPLAVITLAIPLASAASLIGGGLLAQALGWRSAFVIMGALSVAFVPVVLAVVGRRQSPRAEATVAVAVAPPVSGSWWQILRKPSYLAIVSGAACISVAGYALTTFAPAFLMRARGMSLGDVGLYYGLATGLTGILGLLLVGRIADRLSARDPRWLLWLVAVLTAALLPFSTLGFLVGGSAVAVIFIALSYVVGTAYMAPSIAAIQRLVPPEQRATASAVFLFFSAILGSVGPLVTGMISDALRDSLGAMSLGRALLCVVPVMHLAAIGCYLLASRRFLDEVAEG, via the coding sequence ATGACGGCACCGTCACCCGTACTGACCGACGAGACCCACACCCCACGCCGGGCCTGGGCGGCGGTATCGGTGCTCGCCGTGGTGGGGACGTTGAACTACGCCGACCGGTTCCTGCCCGCGGTGCTCGCCGAACCGATCCGCCAGGATCTCGCGCTGTCGGACACCGCGATCGGGGTGATCAACGGTTTCGGCTTTCTCGCGGTGTACGCACTGATCGGCATCCCGATCGCCCGAATCTCCGACCGGGGCGCGTATGGCCTGGTGGTGTCCGGGTGCCTGTCGCTGTGGGGCGTGATGACGATGCTCGGCGGCGCGGTGCAGTCCGGTGTCCAGCTGGCGCTGACCCGGGTCGGCGTCGCCATCGGTGAGGCCGGGTCCACCCCCGCCGCCCACGCCTACGTGGCCCGCAACTTCCCTCCTGAGCGGCGCGCCGCCCCGTTGGCGGTCATCACGCTGGCGATCCCGCTGGCCAGCGCGGCCAGCCTGATCGGGGGCGGCCTGCTGGCCCAGGCGCTCGGCTGGCGGTCGGCGTTCGTCATCATGGGCGCCCTGTCCGTCGCATTCGTCCCGGTGGTGCTGGCGGTGGTCGGGCGCCGCCAGTCGCCGCGCGCCGAGGCCACGGTCGCGGTCGCGGTCGCCCCACCGGTATCCGGAAGCTGGTGGCAGATTCTGCGTAAACCCAGCTATCTGGCGATCGTGTCCGGAGCGGCGTGCATCTCGGTGGCCGGGTACGCGCTGACCACCTTCGCACCGGCTTTTCTGATGCGCGCCCGCGGCATGTCGCTCGGCGACGTCGGCCTCTATTACGGGCTGGCCACCGGTCTGACCGGCATCCTGGGGCTGCTGCTCGTCGGCCGCATCGCCGACCGGCTCTCGGCCCGCGACCCCCGCTGGTTGCTGTGGCTGGTGGCGGTGCTGACCGCGGCGCTGCTGCCGTTCTCCACGCTGGGCTTCCTGGTCGGTGGCAGCGCCGTCGCGGTGATCTTCATCGCGTTGAGCTATGTCGTCGGGACGGCTTACATGGCACCGTCGATCGCGGCGATCCAGCGGCTGGTGCCACCCGAACAGCGGGCGACCGCCTCGGCGGTGTTCCTGTTCTTCAGCGCGATCCTCGGCTCGGTCGGGCCACTGGTGACCGGCATGATCAGCGACGCGCTGCGGGACAGCCTGGGGGCCATGTCGCTGGGCCGCGCATTGCTGTGCGTGGTGCCGGTGATGCACCTGGCGGCCATCGGGTGCTACCTGCTGGCCAGTCGGCGCTTCCTCGACGAGGTCGCTGAAGGTTAG